A part of Astatotilapia calliptera chromosome 15, fAstCal1.2, whole genome shotgun sequence genomic DNA contains:
- the gpr63 gene encoding probable G-protein coupled receptor 63, translating to MVLSTTVPLLDTGDINSRFCCVVTRLLNLSERLPMEDLSVANISLGSGSPSEPVTPTANALEIQQGIGLPLQIFFCFVMAAILLVALSGNIVVCLMVYQRSAMRSAINILLASLAFADMMLAILNMPFALVTVVTTNWIFGDVFCRVSAMLFWFFVMEGAAVLLIISIDRFLIIVQKQDKLSPQRAKLLIVVTWGLSFIFTFPLAVGSPPLQIPPRAPQCIFGYSSDPGYHAYVLILTLVFFFLPFTVMLYTFMGILNTIRHNAIRIRSHTDSVCLSQASKLGLLSLQKPFKMNIDMSFKTRAFTTILILFSVFTACWAPFTAFSLVTTFSDRFYRKDSFFQISTWVLWLCYLKSALNPLIYYWRIKKFRDACLDLMPKYFKFLPQLPGNTKRRIQPSAVYICGEHRSVV from the coding sequence ATGGTTCTCTCCACTACTGTTCCCCTCCTGGATACAGGGGACATTAACAGCCGTTTCTGCTGCGTCGTTACGAGGTTGCTGAACCTTTCTGAGAGGCTACCAATGGAAGACCTCTCTGTGGCAAACATTTCCCTGGGCTCCGGGTCTCCCTCGGAGCCGGTCACCCCAACAGCAAATGCTCTGGAAATCCAGCAAGGCATTGGCCTACCTCTGcagatcttcttctgctttgtcATGGCAGCCATCCTTTTAGTGGCGCTGTCAGGAAACATAGTGGTGTGCCTGATGGTGTACCAGAGATCTGCCATGCGTTCAGCCATCAACATTCTGCTGGCTAGTCTGGCATTTGCGGACATGATGCTGGCCATCTTGAACATGCCCTTTGCTCTGGTTACTGTGGTGACCACCAACTGGATTTTTGGAGATGTTTTCTGTCGCGTTTCCGCCATGctcttttggttttttgttatgGAAGGAGCAGCTGTACTGCTTATAATAAGCATTGATCGTTTTCTTATTATTGTCCAGAAGCAAGATAAGCTGAGCCCACAGAGAGCCAAGCTGCTCATAGTGGTCACATGGGGACTCTCGTTCATTTTCACTTTCCCTCTAGCTGTTGGCTCACCTCCCTTACAGATCCCACCCAGAGCTCCTCAGTGTATATTTGGCTACAGCAGTGATCCTGGTTACCACGCCTATGTGTTGATATTAACactagtttttttcttcttgcctTTCACAGTCATGCTATACACATTCATGGGCATCCTCAACACCATCCGCCACAATGCCATTCGCATCCGTAGCCACACAGACAGCGTCTGTCTGAGCCAGGCCAGCAAACTGGGCCTCCTCAGCCTTCAGAAGCCCTTCAAGATGAACATAGACATGAGCTTCAAGACCCGTGCCTTCACCAccatcctcatcctcttctCCGTGTTTACAGCGTGCTGGGCACCCTTCACTGCCTTCAGCTTGGTAACTACCTTCAGTGACAGGTTCTACCGCAAAGACAGCTTTTTTCAAATCAGCACATGGGTCTTGTGGTTGTGCTACCTCAAGTCAGCCCTCAACCCTCTTATTTACTACTGGCGGATCAAGAAGTTCCGCGACGCCTGCCTCGATCTGATGCCCAAATATTTCAAGTTTCTTCCTCAGCTGCCAGGCAACACAAAGAGGCGCATACAGCCGAGCGCTGTGTATATATGTGGAGAGCATCGCTCTGTGGTATAA